One part of the Parabacteroides distasonis ATCC 8503 genome encodes these proteins:
- a CDS encoding xanthan lyase — MREKLSYPVRIIISLLSIFLWSFPAEGQDSESLKKQLDQKLNSFARQYVSSRTIKIDSILIQKKKVTLFANEALEDIPFREYNVSELYASIAPLFPNASKIVILTRDTDIESLIPEYDRKGRPNKKRLYSIKESKYPLTRSLSTPHEIKNGLQNRHIALWQSHGLYYAQTAHRWEWQRARMFGTVEDLFTQSFVLPYLTPMLENAGATILIPRERDTQIHEIIIDNDRSTPGSEYKELDGEKAWSDGEKAGFGHIQATYTNGENPFTQGTYRQTVTQRKGKESLIEWIPEIPESGNYAVYASYQSFPNSTEQALYTIHHAGGETTIAVNQTMGGGTWIYLGNFKFTAYGKAHERIVLTNQSNKSGKIITADAIKIGGGMGNIARSPLESPYPIEAETSGYPRFTEAARYWLQWAGMPDSIYSKSAFHNDYQDDIYARPRWVNYLKEQTHIPIDMAFAFHSDAGTTPDDSIIGTLGIYMSKSNDGIYTNRKSREIARDLTDMIQTQILSDVRKVYNPQWSRRGMWNQSYIEARIPDVPTMLLELLSHQNFADMRYGLDPRFHFLICRAIYKGMLRYICFQNKQEPIVQPLPPDRLYTELVETNKVRIGWKAVQDTLEESASPTAYILYSRKDSGGFDNGTLVKGEEIILPIEAGIIHSYKVAAVNKGGISFPSEIVSVYRSPKGEKDKTVLIVNGFDRISGPASFESATDSLAGFLYAVDRGVPYLNDIAFIGDQFEFRRSATWNSNDNNGHGDSYNNYAGQVIAGNTFDYPFIHGQAMAGTGYSFVSCSHKSLAEGVVKPDTYPIIDLILGKQRQPVITPVLQDTLRSYLAQGGNLLVSGTNLFSDSWGNAQDRTFVEEVLKGKLASRNASKEGIVNSCASPYGYINGRYTFRTRPNPICYSIESVDGVLPADKLAHTILRYPENNIGAGIVYEGKYRTCSLGFPFEALQTPSERNRLMESILRFFSIQQQNKIQYIQ; from the coding sequence ATGCGAGAAAAACTCTCCTATCCTGTTAGGATCATCATATCCTTACTATCCATTTTTCTCTGGAGCTTTCCGGCAGAAGGGCAGGATAGTGAAAGCTTAAAAAAGCAATTAGATCAAAAGCTAAACTCTTTCGCAAGGCAATATGTGTCTTCACGCACCATTAAGATTGACTCCATCCTCATACAGAAGAAGAAAGTCACGCTTTTCGCCAATGAAGCTTTGGAGGACATCCCTTTTCGGGAATACAACGTTTCTGAGCTTTACGCAAGTATAGCTCCCCTATTCCCCAATGCCTCCAAGATCGTCATCTTGACCCGAGATACAGACATTGAGAGCTTGATTCCCGAATACGACAGAAAAGGACGTCCCAACAAAAAGAGGCTATACTCCATTAAAGAGAGTAAATACCCGCTAACCCGTAGCCTATCCACCCCTCATGAGATAAAAAACGGATTACAAAACCGTCATATCGCCCTTTGGCAAAGCCATGGTTTATATTACGCCCAGACCGCCCATCGCTGGGAATGGCAACGGGCTCGCATGTTCGGCACCGTGGAGGACTTATTTACGCAGAGTTTTGTTCTTCCTTATCTGACCCCGATGCTTGAAAACGCAGGAGCGACTATTCTTATCCCCCGGGAAAGGGACACTCAAATACACGAAATCATTATCGACAATGATCGCTCTACTCCGGGATCCGAGTATAAGGAATTGGATGGAGAGAAAGCTTGGTCGGATGGGGAGAAAGCCGGATTTGGGCATATTCAAGCTACTTATACGAATGGGGAGAACCCTTTTACGCAAGGCACCTATCGGCAGACGGTCACACAGAGGAAAGGAAAAGAAAGTCTCATCGAGTGGATTCCCGAAATTCCGGAATCGGGGAATTACGCAGTCTATGCCTCCTATCAATCTTTTCCGAACAGCACAGAGCAGGCACTGTATACCATCCATCATGCCGGAGGGGAAACCACGATCGCCGTCAATCAAACGATGGGGGGTGGAACTTGGATCTATCTGGGAAATTTCAAATTCACGGCATATGGAAAAGCCCATGAGAGAATCGTATTGACGAATCAAAGCAATAAATCGGGAAAGATTATCACGGCAGACGCAATCAAGATCGGTGGCGGCATGGGGAACATCGCACGTAGCCCGCTAGAAAGTCCCTATCCGATAGAAGCAGAGACAAGCGGGTATCCACGGTTTACCGAGGCGGCCCGATATTGGCTACAATGGGCGGGAATGCCAGATAGTATCTATTCGAAAAGCGCTTTCCACAATGATTATCAAGACGACATTTACGCACGTCCCCGATGGGTTAATTATTTAAAAGAACAGACCCATATCCCTATCGACATGGCCTTCGCATTCCATTCCGACGCAGGAACCACCCCGGATGACTCAATTATAGGGACACTCGGCATCTATATGTCTAAAAGCAACGACGGAATCTACACCAACCGGAAAAGCCGGGAGATCGCCAGAGACCTAACCGACATGATCCAAACACAGATCCTGTCCGATGTCCGCAAGGTTTACAATCCTCAATGGAGCCGCCGGGGCATGTGGAATCAATCTTATATAGAGGCACGTATTCCCGATGTCCCAACGATGCTATTAGAATTACTATCCCATCAAAACTTCGCCGATATGCGTTACGGGTTAGACCCACGCTTCCATTTCCTTATCTGTAGGGCGATCTATAAAGGGATGCTCCGTTATATCTGTTTCCAGAATAAACAGGAGCCTATCGTACAACCGCTCCCACCTGATCGTCTGTATACGGAGCTCGTAGAAACGAATAAAGTGAGAATCGGCTGGAAAGCCGTACAGGATACTCTTGAGGAGAGTGCCTCACCAACCGCCTATATCCTTTATAGTCGAAAAGACAGCGGTGGATTCGATAACGGGACGCTCGTAAAAGGAGAAGAAATCATTCTTCCAATTGAGGCGGGTATTATCCATAGTTATAAGGTAGCTGCCGTAAATAAGGGAGGCATCAGTTTCCCTTCCGAGATCGTAAGTGTTTACCGGTCTCCTAAAGGTGAAAAGGATAAGACGGTATTAATCGTCAATGGATTCGACAGGATCAGTGGTCCAGCCAGTTTCGAGAGTGCGACGGATAGTTTAGCCGGCTTTCTTTATGCCGTCGACCGGGGAGTACCTTATCTGAATGATATCGCATTTATCGGGGATCAATTCGAATTCCGCCGTTCCGCCACATGGAACAGCAATGATAATAACGGGCATGGGGATAGTTACAACAATTACGCAGGCCAAGTCATAGCGGGCAATACCTTCGATTATCCTTTCATACATGGGCAGGCCATGGCCGGGACCGGTTATTCCTTTGTCTCATGTAGCCATAAATCTTTGGCCGAGGGAGTCGTAAAGCCGGATACGTATCCGATTATTGACTTGATTTTAGGAAAACAGCGCCAACCGGTTATCACTCCCGTTTTACAGGATACGCTTCGCAGCTACCTTGCCCAAGGCGGCAACTTGCTTGTAAGCGGGACGAATCTTTTCTCCGACAGCTGGGGCAACGCACAAGACCGTACGTTCGTCGAGGAGGTACTAAAAGGGAAGTTGGCTAGCCGTAATGCCAGCAAGGAGGGAATCGTAAACAGTTGCGCATCCCCTTACGGATATATAAACGGCAGATACACGTTCCGGACACGTCCGAACCCTATTTGCTACTCGATCGAGTCGGTAGACGGTGTACTTCCGGCGGATAAGCTCGCCCATACCATCTTGAGATATCCGGAGAACAATATCGGGGCGGGAATCGTTTATGAAGGGAAATATCGGACTTGTTCGCTCGGTTTCCCGTTTGAGGCACTTCAAACACCGTCGGAACGAAATCGACTCATGGAGTCCATCTTACGCTTTTTCTCCATTCAACAACAAAATAAAATACAGTATATACAATGA